In a genomic window of Deinococcus aquiradiocola:
- the cobU gene encoding bifunctional adenosylcobinamide kinase/adenosylcobinamide-phosphate guanylyltransferase — MSGPSPLLYVTGGARSGKSRHAEGLAAALGGDAVTYLATAQAFDTEMEDRIGRHRADRPAAWVTLEEPLNVADALRGVRGVVLLDCLSLWVSNLILRGDDDAAILRAADAVLEVQRARGAALVAVSNEVGAGIVPDNALARRYRDTLGWVNQRFAQDSREAWAVISGLPLRLK, encoded by the coding sequence GTGAGCGGCCCCTCACCGCTGCTGTACGTGACGGGCGGCGCGCGCAGCGGCAAGAGCCGTCACGCGGAAGGGCTGGCCGCCGCGCTGGGCGGCGACGCCGTGACGTACCTCGCGACGGCGCAGGCCTTCGACACCGAGATGGAAGACCGCATCGGGCGGCACCGCGCCGACCGGCCCGCCGCGTGGGTCACGCTGGAGGAACCGCTGAACGTCGCGGACGCCCTGCGCGGCGTGAGGGGCGTGGTGCTGCTCGACTGCCTGAGCCTGTGGGTCAGCAACCTCATCCTGCGCGGCGACGACGACGCGGCCATCCTGCGCGCGGCAGACGCCGTACTGGAGGTGCAGCGCGCGCGCGGCGCGGCCCTCGTCGCCGTCAGCAACGAGGTCGGGGCGGGCATCGTGCCGGACAACGCCCTCGCTCGCCGGTACCGCGACACGCTCGGCTGGGTGAACCAGCGCTTCGCGCAGGACAGCCGCGAGGCGTGGGCCGTCATCAGCGGCCTGCCGCTCCGCCTCAAGTGA
- the cobT gene encoding nicotinate-nucleotide--dimethylbenzimidazole phosphoribosyltransferase, with protein sequence MTHHEQPSDRLDTLIRSVLPADRAAMSAARERQGQLTKPPGALGLLEDLSVRLAGVFGTPRPHPAGSAVIVAAGDHGVVAEGVSAFPPEVTPAMVANFLAVTPAGPGGAAVNAIARTVGTRVYVADVGVNADLPDHPALVQAKVRRGTRNLRAESALTRDEVTRAVLAGADLARVAVQDGADLIVPGEMGIGNTTPAAAVTARMLGLDARDVTGRGTGVDDATLTHKAGVVTDALARGASSAQDPLGVMADLGGLELAFMLGVMLQAAALRRAVVLDGFVEGSAALVGVALAPNLADYLFPAGVCAERGHAAQLAHLQLTPMFDLGLRLGEGTGGVLAVPLLLSAAATLRDMQTFAEAGVPGSETQDRS encoded by the coding sequence ATGACGCACCATGAACAGCCGTCCGACCGTCTCGACACCCTGATCCGCTCCGTCCTGCCCGCCGACCGGGCCGCGATGAGCGCGGCGCGCGAACGTCAGGGCCAGCTCACCAAACCGCCCGGCGCGCTCGGCCTGCTGGAAGACCTGAGCGTCCGGCTGGCAGGCGTGTTCGGCACGCCCCGGCCTCACCCGGCGGGGTCGGCCGTGATCGTCGCGGCGGGCGACCACGGCGTCGTCGCGGAGGGCGTGAGCGCCTTCCCGCCGGAAGTGACGCCCGCCATGGTGGCGAACTTCCTGGCGGTCACCCCGGCCGGGCCGGGCGGCGCGGCCGTGAACGCCATCGCGCGCACAGTGGGCACGCGCGTGTACGTGGCGGACGTGGGCGTGAACGCCGACCTGCCGGACCACCCGGCGCTCGTGCAGGCCAAGGTGCGGCGCGGCACGCGCAACCTGCGCGCCGAGAGCGCCCTGACGCGGGACGAGGTGACGCGGGCCGTGCTGGCGGGCGCGGACCTCGCGCGGGTCGCGGTGCAGGACGGCGCGGACCTGATCGTGCCGGGCGAGATGGGCATCGGGAACACCACGCCCGCCGCGGCCGTCACGGCGCGCATGCTGGGCCTGGACGCGCGGGACGTGACAGGGCGCGGCACGGGCGTGGACGACGCGACACTCACGCACAAGGCAGGGGTCGTGACGGACGCCCTCGCACGCGGCGCGAGCAGCGCGCAGGACCCGCTGGGCGTCATGGCGGACCTCGGCGGGCTGGAGCTGGCGTTCATGCTGGGCGTGATGCTGCAGGCGGCCGCCCTGCGGCGTGCCGTGGTGCTGGACGGCTTCGTGGAGGGCAGCGCGGCCCTGGTGGGCGTGGCACTCGCCCCGAACCTCGCGGACTACCTGTTCCCGGCAGGCGTGTGCGCCGAACGCGGGCACGCCGCACAGCTCGCGCACCTGCAGCTCACGCCGATGTTCGACCTGGGCCTGCGGCTCGGTGAGGGGACAGGCGGGGTGCTGGCCGTCCCGCTGCTCCTGAGTGCCGCTGCGACCCTGCGCGACATGCAGACCTTCGCGGAGGCGGGCGTGCCGGGCAGCGAGACGCAAGACAGGAGTTAA
- the cbiB gene encoding adenosylcobinamide-phosphate synthase CbiB, with the protein MRLPRSSRRVLLLALALDALGEPPTAVHPVAWMGSFLGRARRAWRAVTPGAQLLEGGAGWAAGAALAAGAGTLAGRLPWPLQAAVLKTLLSRRALFAAAGEVCAALEAGNLPGARRLLSWHLVSRDTSDLTAGEVAAAVIESVSENLSDSVVAPTVAYRLGGLPLAAAYRLTNTADAMWGYRTPPLEFAGKVAARADDLLNLLPARVTAGCAVLACVPARLDGAGAWRAWRRDARLTSSPNAGHPMGVFAGALGVRLEKRGVYALNAAGREATVDDVRRALRLARWTLAFAVPLLLVPLPRWPGAGQRQGAGRA; encoded by the coding sequence ATGCGCCTCCCGCGCTCCTCCCGGCGCGTGCTGCTGCTGGCACTGGCGCTCGACGCGCTGGGCGAGCCGCCCACGGCCGTCCACCCGGTCGCGTGGATGGGGTCGTTTCTCGGGCGGGCGCGGCGGGCGTGGCGGGCCGTCACGCCGGGCGCGCAACTGCTGGAGGGCGGGGCGGGCTGGGCGGCCGGTGCGGCCCTCGCGGCGGGCGCGGGCACGCTGGCCGGGCGGCTGCCGTGGCCGCTGCAGGCGGCGGTCCTCAAGACGCTCCTGAGTCGCCGTGCGCTGTTCGCGGCGGCAGGCGAGGTGTGCGCCGCACTGGAGGCCGGGAACCTGCCGGGGGCGCGGCGGCTCCTGTCGTGGCATCTCGTGAGCCGGGACACGTCGGACCTGACGGCGGGCGAGGTGGCGGCGGCCGTCATCGAGAGCGTGTCGGAGAACCTGTCGGACAGCGTGGTCGCGCCGACGGTCGCGTACCGGCTGGGCGGCCTGCCGCTCGCCGCAGCGTACAGGCTCACGAACACGGCGGACGCCATGTGGGGCTACCGCACGCCGCCGCTGGAGTTCGCGGGCAAGGTCGCGGCGCGCGCCGACGACCTGCTGAACCTGCTGCCCGCGCGCGTCACGGCCGGGTGCGCGGTGCTCGCGTGCGTGCCCGCGCGGCTGGACGGTGCGGGCGCGTGGCGGGCGTGGCGGCGGGACGCGCGCCTCACGAGCAGCCCGAACGCGGGGCACCCGATGGGCGTGTTCGCGGGGGCGCTCGGCGTGCGGCTGGAAAAGCGCGGCGTGTACGCGCTGAACGCGGCGGGCCGGGAGGCGACGGTGGACGATGTGCGGCGCGCCCTGCGTCTGGCACGCTGGACGCTGGCGTTCGCCGTACCGCTGCTGCTGGTCCCTCTGCCCCGCTGGCCGGGTGCTGGGCAAAGGCAGGGGGCCGGGCGTGCCTGA
- a CDS encoding cobyric acid synthase, with protein sequence MTKHRAKAIMVQGCTSNAGKSYLVAALCRALSNEGLRVAPFKAQNMSNNAGVTTTGLEMGRAQIVQAAAARVPADVRMNPVLLKPEADTRSQVVLLGRASPELTALPWRERKPRLWPHVRDALHALMDEYDVVVIEGAGSPAEVNLRGSDIVNMRVALEVQAAVLLACDIDRGGAFAHLLGTWHCLEDAERSLLRGFLLNRFRGDAALLSPAPEWLQERTGVPTVGVIPWLPFTLPEEDGFWSGDGGDGAGGFVAIPRLPRVSNLDEFAPLAHLARWVSGPAELEGARAVILPGSKATVTDLEWLRATGLAAGVSRAAREGVPVLGICGGLQMLGRTVSDPEGIEGGGSAPGLGLLDLETVMAPGKTTRLTSLHDPESGGTLHGYEIHHGVTVAGAGVRTLVPDLLWRQGNVRGTYLHGLLENPGFLHAFLTTAGLPVPDAVPALDARLDAIAQAVRANLDWPLIRELAGVTA encoded by the coding sequence ATGACGAAGCACAGGGCGAAGGCCATCATGGTGCAGGGCTGCACGAGCAACGCGGGCAAGAGTTACCTCGTGGCGGCGCTGTGCCGCGCGCTCAGCAACGAGGGCCTGCGGGTGGCGCCCTTCAAGGCGCAGAACATGAGCAACAATGCGGGCGTGACGACCACCGGCCTGGAGATGGGCCGCGCGCAGATCGTGCAGGCGGCCGCAGCGCGCGTCCCGGCGGACGTCCGCATGAACCCGGTCCTGCTGAAGCCGGAGGCCGACACGCGCAGTCAGGTGGTGCTGCTCGGCCGGGCCAGTCCGGAACTGACGGCGCTGCCGTGGCGGGAACGCAAGCCGAGGCTGTGGCCGCACGTGCGTGACGCGCTGCACGCCCTGATGGACGAGTACGACGTGGTCGTGATCGAGGGGGCGGGCAGTCCGGCGGAGGTGAACCTGCGCGGCTCGGACATCGTGAACATGCGGGTGGCGCTGGAGGTGCAGGCAGCGGTCCTGCTCGCCTGCGACATCGACCGGGGCGGGGCGTTCGCGCACCTGCTCGGCACGTGGCACTGCCTGGAGGACGCCGAGCGCTCGCTGCTGCGCGGCTTCCTGCTCAACCGGTTCCGGGGGGACGCGGCCCTGCTGTCGCCCGCGCCGGAGTGGCTGCAGGAACGGACGGGCGTGCCGACCGTGGGCGTGATCCCGTGGCTGCCGTTCACGCTGCCGGAAGAGGACGGCTTCTGGAGCGGGGACGGCGGGGACGGCGCGGGGGGCTTCGTGGCGATTCCGCGTCTGCCGCGCGTGAGCAACCTCGACGAGTTCGCGCCGCTCGCGCATCTGGCCCGCTGGGTGAGCGGGCCCGCCGAACTGGAGGGCGCGCGGGCCGTGATCCTGCCGGGCAGCAAGGCGACCGTGACCGACCTGGAGTGGCTGCGCGCCACCGGTCTCGCGGCGGGCGTGTCGCGCGCCGCGCGGGAAGGCGTGCCGGTGCTCGGCATCTGCGGCGGCCTGCAGATGCTGGGGCGCACCGTCTCGGACCCGGAGGGGATCGAGGGGGGCGGGAGCGCGCCGGGCCTGGGCCTGCTGGACCTGGAGACGGTCATGGCGCCCGGCAAGACGACGCGCCTCACGTCGCTGCACGACCCGGAGAGCGGCGGGACGCTGCACGGGTACGAGATTCACCACGGGGTGACCGTGGCGGGCGCGGGCGTGCGGACGCTCGTGCCGGACCTGCTGTGGCGGCAGGGGAACGTGCGCGGCACGTACCTGCACGGCCTGCTGGAGAACCCCGGCTTCCTGCACGCCTTCCTGACCACTGCGGGCCTGCCCGTCCCGGACGCGGTGCCCGCCCTGGACGCGCGGCTGGACGCCATCGCGCAGGCCGTGCGCGCGAACCTCGACTGGCCCCTCATCCGGGAGCTGGCGGGGGTGACGGCGTGA
- a CDS encoding VOC family protein, with protein sequence MKNPVQGLHHVTVMAADAQRNVDFYSVLLGQRMVKVTVNFDDPGTYHLYYGDHVGSPGTVMTHFPWQGAKRGVRGNGEAVATAYSAPSHSLPYWQDRLTQDGFKVTQTTRFGQTVLNLEDPDGTWIELVGDDGMQVPHPWPDATVPHEHALHGFHSVTLWVNDHQPIHDLLVGQLGFRAVGSENDELTADVGGVRHRYQGAGDGVGLYVDAVERKGQPRGSFGAGSIHHVALRTVDDTEQAEYLTQLRAAGYGATPVQDRQYFHSIYFREPNGVLFEIATDAPGFPDDEPVERLGSSLKLPAWFENRRADIERRVPRIVNREYGVEIGGGTSGQATTAAATRNDNTLHAGRALTDARVAMILVHGRGGTAADILTLSEQWNQSAYAYLAPQATGNTWYPQSFLAPVQQNQPYLDQALARLDGLMHELAETGISADRVILGGFSQGACLVSEYVARHPKRYGGVALLSGGLITLQHQGDLDGTPIFMGNSDRDAHIPHARFEESAALLADLGARVDARVYPGMPHTIVQDELDAVGRMMQDLTLRSV encoded by the coding sequence ATGAAGAACCCCGTTCAAGGCCTGCACCACGTGACCGTGATGGCCGCCGACGCCCAGCGCAACGTCGACTTCTACAGCGTCCTGCTCGGCCAGCGCATGGTCAAGGTCACCGTCAACTTCGACGACCCCGGCACCTACCACCTCTACTACGGCGACCACGTCGGCAGCCCCGGCACCGTCATGACCCACTTCCCCTGGCAGGGCGCCAAACGCGGCGTGCGCGGCAACGGCGAAGCCGTCGCCACCGCCTACAGCGCCCCCAGCCACAGCCTCCCGTACTGGCAGGACCGCCTCACCCAGGACGGCTTCAAGGTCACGCAGACCACCCGCTTCGGCCAGACCGTCCTCAACCTCGAAGACCCCGACGGCACCTGGATCGAACTCGTCGGCGACGACGGCATGCAGGTCCCCCACCCCTGGCCGGACGCCACCGTCCCACATGAACACGCCCTGCACGGCTTCCACAGCGTGACCCTCTGGGTGAACGACCACCAGCCGATCCACGACCTGCTCGTCGGCCAGCTCGGCTTCCGCGCCGTCGGCAGCGAGAACGACGAACTCACCGCCGACGTGGGCGGCGTCCGCCACCGCTACCAGGGCGCCGGGGACGGCGTGGGCCTCTACGTGGACGCCGTCGAACGCAAAGGCCAGCCGCGCGGCAGCTTCGGCGCGGGCAGCATCCACCACGTCGCCCTGCGTACCGTCGACGACACCGAACAGGCCGAATACCTCACGCAGCTGCGCGCTGCCGGGTACGGCGCCACGCCCGTCCAGGACCGCCAGTACTTCCACAGCATCTACTTCCGCGAACCGAACGGCGTCCTCTTCGAGATCGCCACCGACGCCCCCGGCTTCCCCGACGACGAACCCGTCGAACGCCTCGGCAGCAGCCTCAAACTCCCCGCATGGTTCGAGAACCGGCGCGCCGACATCGAACGCCGCGTGCCGCGCATCGTGAACCGCGAGTACGGCGTCGAGATCGGCGGCGGCACCAGCGGCCAGGCCACCACTGCCGCCGCCACCCGCAACGACAACACCCTCCACGCCGGACGCGCCCTCACGGACGCCCGCGTCGCCATGATCCTCGTGCACGGACGCGGCGGGACCGCCGCCGACATCCTCACCCTCAGCGAACAGTGGAACCAGTCCGCGTACGCCTACCTCGCCCCGCAGGCGACCGGCAACACCTGGTACCCGCAGAGCTTCCTCGCGCCCGTCCAGCAGAACCAGCCGTACCTCGACCAGGCCCTCGCCCGCCTCGACGGCCTGATGCACGAACTCGCCGAGACCGGCATCAGCGCCGACCGCGTCATCCTCGGCGGCTTCTCGCAGGGCGCGTGCCTCGTCAGCGAGTACGTCGCCCGCCACCCGAAACGCTACGGCGGCGTCGCCCTCCTCAGCGGCGGCCTCATCACCCTCCAGCACCAGGGCGACCTGGACGGCACCCCCATCTTCATGGGCAACAGCGACCGCGACGCGCACATCCCCCACGCCCGCTTCGAGGAAAGCGCTGCCCTCCTCGCCGACCTCGGCGCCAGGGTGGACGCCCGCGTGTACCCCGGCATGCCGCACACCATCGTGCAGGACGAACTGGACGCCGTGGGCCGCATGATGCAGGACCTCACCCTCAGAAGCGTCTGA
- a CDS encoding pyridoxal phosphate-dependent aminotransferase, whose product MPEALQPLLAGVPHGGPGRGPFTGTDFSVNTNPFGPNPELLRAVRDADHAHYPDPSYAALRARLAAWHGLTAAGVVPSVGASELLHRVARAYLRPGDRVLSVLSPFGEFGRAAALCAAHVTVTDAAQEVGTGQAAGAVTPGTRLVYLGHPHNPTGRALPPGEVAALQAACRRADALLIVDAAYAPFVDLPLPAPDDHTLLLHSPGKAHGLVGARPAYAVAGTGVAAALQNLAPAWALPAGTAALLQALPDAQAHLHATLPRVAALARVLARDLARLGEVEHHGTPYMTLRVPDAAGVTAALLDRGLKVRDCTSYGAPHHVRVSARGADENAALVSALAVVLAGATSGQP is encoded by the coding sequence GTGCCTGAGGCGCTGCAGCCGCTGCTGGCCGGCGTCCCTCACGGCGGGCCGGGCCGGGGACCGTTCACGGGCACGGACTTCAGCGTGAACACGAACCCCTTCGGCCCGAACCCCGAGCTGCTGCGGGCCGTGCGGGACGCGGACCATGCGCATTACCCGGACCCCTCCTACGCGGCCCTGCGGGCACGACTGGCCGCGTGGCACGGCTTGACGGCGGCGGGCGTGGTGCCGTCGGTGGGCGCGTCGGAACTGCTGCACCGGGTGGCGCGCGCGTACCTGCGGCCCGGCGACCGGGTGCTGAGCGTCCTGTCGCCGTTCGGGGAGTTCGGGCGGGCGGCGGCCCTGTGCGCGGCGCACGTCACCGTGACGGACGCGGCGCAGGAAGTGGGGACAGGGCAGGCGGCGGGCGCGGTGACGCCCGGCACGCGGCTCGTGTACCTGGGGCACCCGCACAACCCGACCGGGCGTGCCCTGCCGCCAGGCGAGGTGGCGGCCCTGCAGGCGGCGTGCCGGCGGGCGGACGCGCTGCTGATCGTGGACGCGGCGTACGCGCCGTTCGTGGACCTGCCGCTGCCCGCCCCGGACGACCACACGCTGCTGCTGCACTCGCCCGGCAAGGCGCACGGCCTGGTGGGCGCGCGGCCCGCGTACGCCGTGGCGGGGACAGGCGTGGCGGCCGCCCTGCAGAACCTCGCGCCCGCGTGGGCACTGCCTGCCGGGACGGCCGCGCTGCTGCAGGCCCTGCCGGACGCGCAGGCGCACCTGCACGCGACGCTGCCGCGGGTGGCGGCCCTCGCGCGGGTCCTCGCACGGGACCTCGCGCGGCTGGGCGAGGTGGAGCACCACGGGACGCCGTACATGACGCTGCGCGTGCCGGACGCGGCGGGCGTCACGGCGGCCCTGCTGGACCGGGGCCTGAAGGTGCGGGACTGCACGAGTTACGGCGCGCCGCACCACGTGCGCGTCTCGGCACGTGGCGCGGACGAGAATGCCGCGCTCGTGTCGGCGCTCGCGGTCGTGCTGGCGGGCGCCACGTCCGGTCAGCCGTGA